A stretch of Peteryoungia algae DNA encodes these proteins:
- the visN gene encoding transcriptional regulator VisN: MDAELTTKGQERRGRASGLEENPQNGSSSKDALIRKLATPALSGNMGQCLRVLCEYVGASHHLLARYDLVQEEGLDFVVAADWPFDLVRRLESELATSYSQSTELEKCLSVLQPKYAILPDDAHVPVGTSRQYCTVTMNVGRTRLALILLFPQDYVLSPERLREVGLLSGYALSLSANKGHKSDRDFDLTDRELECLFWIAEGKTSDEIATILGISRNTINNYITSVMRKTATKTRSEAIAYAVRNNLV; the protein is encoded by the coding sequence ATGGATGCCGAGCTGACAACGAAGGGCCAAGAGAGACGGGGGCGTGCATCCGGCTTGGAGGAAAATCCGCAAAATGGCTCTTCGTCGAAGGACGCACTGATCCGGAAGCTGGCTACACCGGCGCTCTCGGGCAATATGGGACAATGTCTCCGGGTTCTCTGTGAGTACGTCGGGGCTTCCCATCACCTCTTGGCGCGCTACGACCTTGTGCAGGAGGAGGGGCTGGATTTCGTGGTGGCGGCCGACTGGCCATTCGACCTCGTACGCCGTCTGGAAAGCGAACTGGCGACCAGCTACTCCCAGTCCACGGAACTTGAGAAGTGCCTTTCTGTACTGCAACCGAAATACGCCATCCTGCCCGACGACGCCCATGTGCCTGTCGGGACAAGCCGGCAGTATTGCACGGTCACCATGAATGTCGGGCGCACGCGGCTGGCCCTGATCTTGCTCTTTCCCCAGGATTACGTGCTCTCGCCCGAACGACTGCGCGAAGTCGGCCTGCTCTCCGGCTATGCCCTCAGCCTTTCAGCGAACAAGGGTCACAAGAGCGACCGCGACTTCGATCTGACGGACCGCGAGCTGGAATGCCTCTTCTGGATTGCCGAGGGCAAGACGAGCGACGAGATTGCGACCATCCTCGGGATCTCGCGCAACACCATCAACAATTACATCACGAGCGTGATGCGCAAGACCGCCACAAAAACGCGCTCGGAAGCGATCGCCTACGCGGTTCGCAACAATCTTGTCTAA
- the fliI gene encoding flagellar protein export ATPase FliI, protein MTAPTTDEFQLSQKLGQLAALAQRYSRPANSVTQGGHVRTIAAGHYTVTGLSRHVRLGEFVAHRSSTGIHLGEVVRVEPDVCYVCPIEPGEPIGIHDVVIRKGAFRVAPDDSWCGRTINALGDPIDNGPALAPGPERRPISTTAPPSMTRSRVETGFKTGVRAIDIFSPLCLGQRLGIFAGSGVGKSTLLSMLARADAFDKVVIALVGERGREVREFIEDTLGDNMAKSIAVVATSDESPMLRKMAPLTAITIAEHFRDKGQNVLFIVDSVTRFAHAIREVATAAGEPPIARGYPASVFTELPRLLERAGPGAEGAGTITAIISILVDGDNHNDPIADSTRGILDGHIVLDRALADEGRYPPINPLTSISRLARKAWTSEQEKLVSRLKALIHRFEETRDLRLIGGYRNGSDPDLDMAIKQVPVIYDILKQTPGEKPALDAYADLANALKAAASGGQGMRQRG, encoded by the coding sequence ATGACTGCGCCGACAACCGACGAATTTCAACTGTCCCAGAAGCTCGGACAACTGGCGGCCCTGGCGCAGCGTTATTCCCGACCGGCCAATTCCGTCACCCAGGGCGGGCATGTGCGCACAATCGCAGCCGGGCACTATACGGTCACAGGCCTTTCCCGGCATGTGCGCCTCGGTGAGTTCGTCGCCCACCGGTCTTCGACCGGCATTCATCTGGGTGAGGTCGTCCGCGTCGAACCGGATGTTTGCTATGTCTGCCCCATCGAACCCGGCGAGCCGATCGGTATCCACGATGTCGTGATCCGCAAGGGCGCATTCCGCGTGGCACCAGATGACAGCTGGTGCGGACGAACGATCAATGCTCTGGGCGATCCGATCGACAATGGACCGGCTTTGGCGCCGGGACCTGAGCGGCGGCCGATTTCCACGACCGCGCCACCATCTATGACGCGCAGCCGCGTCGAGACCGGCTTCAAGACAGGCGTTCGCGCCATCGACATCTTCTCGCCCCTTTGCCTCGGCCAGCGCCTCGGCATTTTTGCGGGTTCCGGCGTCGGCAAGTCCACGCTTCTCTCTATGCTCGCCCGTGCCGATGCCTTCGACAAGGTCGTCATCGCTCTCGTTGGCGAACGCGGCCGTGAAGTGCGCGAATTCATCGAGGATACGCTCGGCGACAACATGGCCAAATCGATCGCCGTGGTCGCCACGAGCGATGAGAGCCCGATGCTGCGCAAGATGGCGCCGCTCACTGCAATCACCATCGCCGAGCATTTCCGCGACAAGGGCCAGAACGTGCTCTTTATCGTCGACAGCGTCACGCGTTTTGCCCATGCGATCCGCGAAGTCGCGACGGCAGCCGGCGAGCCGCCGATTGCCCGTGGTTATCCGGCCTCCGTCTTCACCGAGCTGCCGCGCCTGCTTGAGCGCGCCGGACCGGGCGCCGAAGGTGCAGGCACGATTACGGCCATCATTTCCATCCTGGTCGATGGCGACAATCACAACGATCCGATCGCTGACTCGACACGCGGCATTCTCGACGGGCACATCGTCCTTGATCGCGCGCTGGCCGACGAAGGCCGCTACCCGCCGATCAATCCCTTGACCTCGATTTCCCGTCTCGCCCGCAAGGCCTGGACGTCGGAACAGGAGAAACTGGTATCGCGCCTCAAGGCGCTGATCCACCGTTTCGAAGAAACCCGCGACCTCCGCCTCATCGGCGGCTACCGAAACGGCTCCGATCCCGATCTCGACATGGCGATCAAGCAGGTGCCGGTCATCTACGACATTCTGAAGCAGACACCCGGCGAAAAGCCGGCGCTCGATGCCTATGCCGATCTGGCCAACGCCCTCAAGGCGGCCGCAAGTGGCGGGCAGGGTATGAGACAAAGGGGCTGA
- the flgF gene encoding flagellar basal-body rod protein FlgF — protein MQSGIYVSLSSQMALERRLTTVADNMANVNTVGFRSTDVKFDEMLSRTGNDINAKVAFVSQGNDYLSTKTGELMETGNVLDFAIKGDAWFSIDTPVGQVLTRDGRFTMTDTGALVSTRGYPVLDAGGAPIQLNRAGGPPEVGASGQIMQDGRVVATLGVFTADVRNGFLRFENSGVTTTDNPQPVVDNPEISILQGYVENSNVNGIGEMTQLIQINRAFEAISALISSSESTMSEAIKVLGGSN, from the coding sequence GTGCAATCCGGAATTTACGTGTCCCTGTCGTCGCAGATGGCTCTCGAGCGCCGTCTAACAACGGTCGCCGACAACATGGCCAATGTGAACACGGTTGGTTTTCGCTCGACTGATGTGAAATTCGACGAGATGTTGAGCCGGACCGGCAACGACATCAATGCCAAGGTGGCCTTCGTCAGCCAGGGCAATGACTATCTGTCCACCAAGACCGGTGAACTGATGGAAACAGGCAACGTCCTCGACTTCGCGATCAAGGGTGATGCCTGGTTTTCGATCGACACCCCGGTCGGCCAGGTCCTGACGCGTGACGGCCGTTTCACGATGACCGACACTGGTGCACTCGTTTCGACCCGAGGTTATCCGGTACTCGACGCCGGCGGCGCACCGATCCAGCTCAATCGAGCCGGCGGCCCCCCGGAAGTTGGCGCAAGCGGACAGATCATGCAGGACGGTCGTGTGGTCGCCACCCTCGGCGTGTTCACGGCAGACGTGCGCAACGGCTTTCTCCGCTTCGAAAACAGCGGCGTGACGACGACCGACAACCCCCAGCCGGTCGTCGACAACCCGGAAATCTCGATTCTTCAGGGCTATGTCGAGAACTCGAATGTGAACGGCATCGGCGAGATGACCCAGCTCATTCAGATCAATCGCGCCTTCGAGGCTATCAGCGCACTGATCAGCTCGAGCGAAAGCACAATGAGCGAGGCGATCAAGGTCCTCGGCGGCAGCAACTGA
- a CDS encoding FliM/FliN family flagellar motor switch protein, whose protein sequence is MIMTEALTETPPRMDRALLAKLTGGLGDSHTVQKLCADFGQLYIEFLPDVFHSETGLTMQVHYNGHESGLMMDLIADLGDNVSLTNGQLRNWSPNFVLACGNSFVITLMENLLGALPETIQEPIERPLSQIELDLAVMVYDKIANVLRSGVNASGGFEPLLEKAHNAEDHPKPDEDHIDEYGVTIKLGITLGTVESEFYLVVPQKALLKTVVTMPKSKSQTSKSKKEWQEQIAEQVRRSHVTLEARIQLDTLTLATVSRLIAGDVIPFREKGDVMVDVSANGKDLYRCEFGRAGDRYTVRVKDNVSTEDEILKHLMS, encoded by the coding sequence CTGATCATGACGGAAGCACTCACGGAAACACCACCACGCATGGATCGGGCTCTTCTGGCCAAGCTGACTGGCGGGCTCGGTGATTCCCATACCGTACAGAAGCTGTGCGCCGATTTCGGACAGCTCTACATAGAATTCCTGCCCGACGTCTTCCACAGCGAGACGGGGCTCACCATGCAGGTTCACTACAACGGCCACGAAAGCGGCCTGATGATGGATCTCATCGCCGACCTCGGCGACAACGTCTCGCTGACCAATGGACAGCTGCGCAACTGGTCTCCGAACTTCGTGCTCGCCTGCGGCAACAGCTTTGTCATCACGCTCATGGAGAACCTGCTCGGCGCCCTGCCCGAGACGATCCAGGAGCCGATCGAACGGCCTCTTTCGCAGATCGAACTCGATCTGGCCGTGATGGTCTATGACAAGATTGCCAATGTCCTGCGTTCGGGTGTCAACGCCTCGGGCGGCTTTGAGCCGCTCCTGGAAAAGGCACACAATGCAGAAGACCATCCCAAGCCGGACGAGGATCACATCGACGAGTATGGTGTGACCATCAAGCTCGGCATCACGCTTGGAACTGTCGAATCCGAGTTCTACCTGGTCGTTCCGCAGAAGGCGCTGCTGAAGACCGTTGTGACCATGCCGAAATCGAAGAGCCAAACCAGCAAGTCGAAGAAGGAATGGCAGGAACAGATCGCCGAGCAGGTGCGCCGCTCCCATGTCACACTGGAAGCGCGGATCCAACTGGACACGCTGACGCTTGCCACCGTCTCGCGGCTGATTGCCGGCGACGTCATTCCCTTCCGTGAAAAGGGCGACGTCATGGTCGACGTCAGTGCCAACGGCAAGGATCTCTACCGCTGCGAATTCGGCCGGGCGGGCGACCGCTACACCGTGCGGGTAAAGGACAATGTGAGCACCGAAGATGAAATTCTAAAGCATTTGATGAGCTAG
- the flgB gene encoding flagellar basal body rod protein FlgB — protein sequence MNPIQLFELASRQAEWLSVRQQVVATNIANVNTPKFAAKDITPFSAVLDKTGMVQGMAVTQPGHMASNDFSSRNIAVEDEDLNNEIGIQESGNTVALSDELRKTGEIKRNHELNTSLMSSFHRMMLMTVKR from the coding sequence ATGAATCCCATCCAGTTGTTCGAGCTGGCCTCCCGACAGGCGGAATGGCTTTCGGTACGCCAGCAGGTCGTGGCGACCAACATCGCCAATGTCAACACGCCGAAATTCGCGGCCAAGGATATCACGCCCTTCAGCGCGGTTCTGGACAAGACCGGCATGGTGCAGGGCATGGCCGTGACTCAGCCGGGCCACATGGCATCCAACGATTTCTCCAGCCGCAACATCGCCGTCGAGGACGAGGATCTCAACAACGAGATCGGGATCCAGGAATCCGGCAACACCGTCGCATTGTCGGACGAGTTGAGAAAAACGGGCGAAATCAAGCGCAACCATGAACTCAACACTTCGCTGATGTCCTCCTTCCATCGCATGATGCTAATGACGGTGAAACGCTGA
- the visR gene encoding transcriptional regulator VisR: MATTTRPGGSILEDATWSGQRPVTSRSDIFPKLVSLQRSLNARGFAAFRIAGASLPHKRRLDPEFENWSGGLSSGRDAFVAAYGDALLAHIETSTLPVLWSAEEKTSFLDASDFTPFAVQLPERLLSHSGIAFPVRLGAVGNGYVVFPTIGGADLPGEVILAVHSRCYKVMTDILSLDERRAAPSETLSEREIACLQLAGDGRISEEIAERLGLSVHTVNAYLGSATIKLDSVNRIQAIAKAIRLGYIT; the protein is encoded by the coding sequence ATGGCCACTACCACGAGACCAGGCGGATCCATCCTCGAAGATGCAACTTGGTCTGGCCAGCGCCCTGTGACGTCCCGTTCGGACATCTTTCCGAAACTCGTATCCCTGCAGCGATCGCTCAATGCACGCGGCTTTGCGGCTTTCCGCATCGCGGGTGCCAGCCTGCCACACAAACGACGCCTCGACCCGGAATTCGAGAACTGGAGCGGTGGCCTCAGCAGTGGTCGCGATGCGTTCGTTGCTGCCTATGGGGACGCCTTGCTCGCCCATATTGAGACCTCGACGTTACCGGTGCTTTGGAGCGCGGAAGAAAAGACGAGCTTCCTCGATGCCTCGGATTTCACACCGTTTGCTGTGCAACTGCCTGAACGTCTCCTGTCGCATTCGGGCATTGCGTTCCCCGTCCGGCTGGGAGCCGTCGGGAACGGATATGTCGTGTTCCCGACGATCGGCGGCGCCGATCTGCCCGGAGAAGTCATCCTGGCGGTGCACAGTCGCTGCTACAAGGTCATGACGGACATCCTGTCGCTCGACGAACGCCGCGCAGCCCCGTCGGAGACCTTGAGCGAACGTGAAATCGCCTGCCTGCAGCTCGCAGGCGATGGTCGGATCAGTGAAGAAATCGCAGAGCGTCTCGGCTTGTCGGTCCATACCGTCAACGCCTATCTCGGTTCGGCCACGATCAAGCTCGATTCGGTCAATCGCATCCAGGCAATCGCGAAGGCGATTCGCCTCGGCTACATCACCTGA
- a CDS encoding flagellar protein: MTDFDADEPVAPIRPAFARRRIPTIDRVLAVTGIALACGAAFFPWYVFFNEEKFGVRVADWERTRDLPEGPGRNVFSVSPLALVDRDDEDGEAKSEVETQVDQIVTATVPTLGREEPVGLDAGASQPFPGKSGFRLLHVANGRALIEDKAGMYLVRVGSILPDNSRVATLEQRDGKWVIVTSAGEVVQNN, translated from the coding sequence ATGACCGATTTCGATGCTGACGAGCCCGTGGCGCCGATCCGGCCGGCTTTTGCCCGTCGGCGCATCCCAACCATCGACCGGGTGCTGGCCGTGACCGGCATCGCGCTCGCTTGTGGCGCTGCCTTCTTCCCCTGGTATGTCTTCTTCAATGAAGAAAAGTTCGGGGTTCGGGTTGCCGACTGGGAGCGGACCCGCGACCTGCCCGAAGGTCCGGGCCGCAATGTGTTCAGCGTCTCGCCCCTTGCGCTCGTCGACCGTGACGACGAAGACGGTGAAGCCAAATCCGAGGTCGAGACCCAGGTTGACCAGATCGTCACCGCCACCGTGCCGACCCTGGGCCGAGAAGAGCCGGTGGGTCTCGATGCCGGAGCATCCCAGCCCTTTCCGGGCAAGAGCGGGTTCCGCCTGCTGCATGTCGCGAACGGCCGCGCACTGATCGAGGACAAGGCCGGCATGTATCTCGTCCGCGTCGGCTCCATCCTGCCGGACAACAGTCGTGTCGCGACCCTCGAACAGCGCGACGGCAAGTGGGTCATCGTCACCTCCGCCGGCGAGGTCGTGCAAAACAATTGA
- the flhB gene encoding flagellar biosynthesis protein FlhB, with product MAEDDDKDSKTEDPTEKKLRDAMEKGNVPSSREAPIFATALGFYLYAVFFLPGAITRLGQSLKDIFERPDQWYLGTAVDVVSLFTHIGWEIAAFLAPMLIMLILFGVTANVAQNMPYFVLERIRPQLNRISIVKGWNRIFSSQGMVEFAKSIFKIVVLSVIMVFSLRSDYFGVIDAMFSDPQVIFVKFSEILNKMMVIVVMATALLAAVDIFWTRYHWYEQLRMTKQEVKDEYKQAQGDPIVKARQRSIARDRARRRMIASVPRATLVITNPTHFAVALRYVREEGDAPVVVAKGQDLVALKIREIARENNIPIFEDPPLARSMFAQVSVDSVIPSVFYKAVAELVHRVYASKAPQRRIR from the coding sequence ATGGCCGAGGATGACGACAAGGACAGCAAGACCGAAGACCCGACCGAGAAAAAGCTTCGGGACGCCATGGAAAAGGGAAACGTGCCAAGCTCGCGCGAGGCGCCGATCTTCGCGACTGCGCTGGGTTTCTACCTTTATGCAGTCTTCTTCCTGCCGGGCGCCATCACACGGCTCGGGCAGTCGCTGAAGGATATCTTCGAGCGACCCGATCAATGGTATCTCGGCACTGCCGTCGATGTCGTATCGCTCTTCACCCATATCGGCTGGGAAATCGCAGCGTTCCTGGCGCCGATGCTGATCATGCTGATCCTCTTCGGCGTCACGGCCAATGTCGCCCAGAACATGCCCTATTTCGTGCTCGAGCGAATCAGGCCGCAGCTCAATCGAATTTCCATCGTCAAAGGATGGAACCGGATCTTCAGCAGCCAGGGAATGGTGGAGTTCGCCAAGTCGATCTTCAAGATCGTCGTGCTCTCCGTCATCATGGTCTTCTCGCTGCGCAGCGACTATTTCGGCGTGATCGACGCGATGTTCTCCGACCCGCAGGTGATCTTCGTCAAATTCTCCGAGATCCTGAACAAGATGATGGTCATCGTCGTGATGGCGACGGCTCTTCTGGCGGCCGTGGACATTTTCTGGACGCGTTACCACTGGTACGAACAGCTGCGCATGACCAAGCAGGAGGTGAAGGACGAATACAAGCAGGCCCAGGGCGACCCGATCGTCAAGGCGCGTCAGCGTTCAATTGCCCGGGACCGGGCAAGACGGCGCATGATCGCAAGCGTTCCCCGTGCCACGCTGGTGATCACAAACCCCACGCATTTCGCCGTCGCGCTGCGCTATGTTCGCGAGGAAGGCGACGCTCCGGTGGTCGTTGCCAAAGGCCAGGATCTGGTCGCACTCAAGATTCGCGAGATCGCGCGCGAAAACAACATTCCCATTTTTGAGGACCCGCCGCTTGCCCGCTCCATGTTTGCGCAAGTCTCGGTGGATAGCGTCATTCCGTCAGTATTTTACAAGGCAGTCGCAGAACTCGTGCACCGGGTCTATGCGTCCAAGGCCCCACAGAGACGGATACGTTAG
- the flgC gene encoding flagellar basal body rod protein FlgC, translating into MTDPLLASLKVAGSGLEAQSTRLRIVSENIANARTTGDTPGADPYRRKTITFGAELDRASGAQTVEVKKLGVDFADFIEEYDPGNPAADERGIVKMPNVNILIEMADMRESNRSYEANLQTIKQTRDMISQTIALLKASQ; encoded by the coding sequence ATGACTGATCCATTGCTGGCAAGTCTGAAGGTTGCGGGAAGCGGGCTCGAGGCCCAGTCGACACGCCTTCGTATCGTCTCGGAAAACATTGCGAACGCCCGCACGACCGGCGACACGCCTGGTGCCGATCCCTATCGCCGCAAGACGATCACCTTCGGGGCAGAGCTTGACCGCGCGAGCGGCGCCCAGACTGTCGAGGTCAAGAAACTCGGCGTCGACTTCGCTGACTTCATCGAGGAATACGACCCGGGCAACCCGGCTGCGGACGAGCGCGGCATCGTCAAGATGCCGAACGTCAACATCCTCATCGAGATGGCTGACATGCGCGAATCCAACCGCTCCTATGAAGCGAATCTGCAGACCATCAAGCAGACACGCGACATGATTTCCCAGACCATAGCGCTGCTGAAGGCCTCACAATGA
- a CDS encoding flagellar hook-basal body complex protein FliE — MIESITKTSSLSGMNGLDSLSSSFSTKGLTAEGTTPGTSTGETFLSALNNMAAQAAGDLKQAEQTSFDGLMGKANTREVVDAVMQAEQSLQTAIAFRDKLVNAYLDITKMQI, encoded by the coding sequence ATGATCGAATCCATCACCAAGACCAGCTCTCTTTCCGGCATGAACGGCCTGGATTCGCTTTCGAGCTCCTTTTCGACCAAGGGCCTGACCGCAGAGGGCACGACTCCCGGCACGTCCACCGGCGAGACCTTTCTGTCGGCGCTCAACAACATGGCGGCGCAGGCCGCAGGCGATCTGAAGCAGGCGGAGCAGACCTCGTTCGACGGCCTGATGGGCAAGGCGAACACTCGCGAAGTGGTCGATGCCGTCATGCAGGCTGAACAGTCACTCCAGACGGCAATCGCTTTCCGCGACAAGCTCGTCAACGCCTATCTCGACATCACGAAAATGCAGATCTAG
- the motA gene encoding flagellar motor stator protein MotA, whose amino-acid sequence MNLIIGFIITLGCVLGGFMAMGGHLDVLIQPFELVIIGGAGIGGFIMANPMKVIKDTGKAMGEAFKQTVPKERDYLDVLGVLYSLMRDLRTKSRNEIEAHIDNPDESSIFTAAPNLLKNKELTAFICDYVRLIIIGNARSHEIEALMDEEIETIHYDKMKPYHAMTAMGDSFPAIGIVAAVLGVIKAMSKINESPEVLGGLIGAALVGTMLGIFLSYCLCNPIISQIKMVRTKQHRLYIIVKQTLLAYMNGSVPQVALEYGRKTISSYERPSIDAVEQEMMNPGGGGESKAA is encoded by the coding sequence ATGAACTTAATCATCGGTTTCATCATAACACTGGGCTGCGTTCTCGGCGGCTTCATGGCCATGGGCGGCCATCTGGATGTTCTCATCCAGCCGTTCGAGCTCGTCATCATCGGCGGCGCCGGGATCGGCGGCTTCATCATGGCCAATCCGATGAAGGTGATCAAAGACACCGGAAAGGCGATGGGCGAAGCCTTCAAGCAGACGGTTCCCAAGGAGCGCGACTATCTCGACGTGCTCGGTGTCCTCTACTCTCTCATGCGGGACCTTCGCACCAAGTCGCGCAATGAAATCGAAGCGCATATCGACAATCCGGATGAATCCTCGATCTTCACGGCGGCTCCGAACCTCCTGAAGAACAAGGAGCTCACCGCGTTCATCTGTGACTATGTCCGTCTGATCATCATCGGCAATGCCCGCAGCCATGAGATCGAGGCGCTGATGGACGAGGAAATCGAGACCATCCATTATGACAAGATGAAGCCCTACCATGCCATGACCGCCATGGGCGACAGCTTCCCGGCGATCGGTATCGTCGCGGCGGTTCTCGGCGTCATCAAGGCCATGAGCAAGATCAACGAATCGCCTGAAGTTCTCGGCGGCCTGATCGGCGCCGCACTCGTCGGCACCATGCTTGGCATCTTCCTGTCCTACTGCCTGTGCAACCCGATCATCTCGCAGATCAAGATGGTTCGCACCAAGCAGCACCGGCTCTACATCATCGTGAAGCAGACGCTTCTCGCCTATATGAACGGTTCGGTCCCGCAGGTTGCACTCGAATACGGCCGCAAGACCATTTCCTCCTACGAGCGTCCCTCGATCGACGCCGTCGAGCAGGAAATGATGAACCCGGGCGGCGGCGGTGAAAGCAAGGCAGCCTGA
- the fliG gene encoding flagellar motor switch protein FliG gives MMDFDDFGGPLTGKPLSQADKAAAVLLAMGKGVAGKLLKYFTQAELQTIIASAQTLRTIPPDELTLLVNEFEDLFTEGAGLMDNAKAIESILEEGLTPEEVDGLLGRRTAFQAYEASIWDRLQDADPDFIARFLMREHPQTVAYILSMLPSSFGAKVLLKLPESRRADIMNRTVNLKNVSPKAAQIIENRVHDLIAEIAAEKNSTGSAKVADLMNELEKSEVDTLLTSLESISKESVNKVRPKIFLFEDLLVMPQRSRVLLLNDISGEILTMALRGASAEIKECVLASISPRSRRMIESDLQAGTAGINPREIAIARRAVAQEAIRLANAGQIQLKETEGETQAA, from the coding sequence ATGATGGACTTTGACGATTTTGGCGGCCCTTTAACCGGAAAACCGCTCTCCCAGGCCGATAAGGCAGCCGCCGTGCTGCTGGCCATGGGAAAGGGCGTCGCCGGGAAGCTGCTCAAGTACTTCACCCAGGCCGAGCTGCAGACGATCATTGCGTCTGCGCAGACGCTTCGCACGATACCGCCGGATGAACTGACGCTACTGGTCAACGAGTTCGAAGACCTCTTCACCGAGGGCGCCGGCCTGATGGACAATGCGAAGGCCATCGAGAGCATTCTCGAGGAAGGTCTGACGCCGGAAGAAGTCGACGGCCTGCTCGGCCGTCGTACGGCGTTCCAGGCCTATGAAGCCTCCATCTGGGACCGCCTGCAGGACGCCGATCCGGACTTCATCGCGCGGTTCCTGATGCGCGAACATCCACAAACCGTCGCCTATATCCTCTCCATGCTGCCATCCTCCTTCGGAGCCAAGGTGCTGCTCAAGCTGCCGGAGAGCCGTCGCGCCGATATCATGAACCGTACGGTCAACCTGAAGAATGTCAGCCCGAAGGCGGCCCAGATTATCGAGAACCGGGTCCATGACTTGATCGCAGAGATTGCGGCAGAGAAGAATTCGACAGGTTCGGCCAAGGTCGCGGACCTGATGAACGAGCTGGAAAAGAGCGAAGTCGATACCCTGCTCACCTCGCTGGAATCGATCAGCAAGGAATCGGTCAACAAGGTTCGTCCGAAGATCTTCCTGTTCGAGGATCTGCTCGTCATGCCGCAGCGCAGCCGCGTGCTGTTGCTCAACGACATCTCGGGCGAAATCCTCACCATGGCGCTGCGGGGCGCCAGTGCGGAAATCAAGGAATGCGTGCTGGCCTCGATCAGCCCTCGTTCGCGCCGCATGATCGAATCGGATCTGCAGGCGGGTACGGCCGGTATCAATCCGCGGGAAATTGCGATCGCCCGTCGCGCCGTCGCCCAGGAAGCAATCCGCCTCGCCAATGCCGGTCAGATCCAACTCAAGGAGACAGAAGGCGAAACACAAGCCGCCTGA
- the fliN gene encoding flagellar motor switch protein FliN produces the protein MATKKTTPKDDDALAMPGASDSDFDQAVDDLRGVLKADADGGLGEFGADLGDFGGLKDDPLAAFESDFGGSAAAAPADDFGLGDFGGSSDLGGSSDFGGSSDAAGDNAFGGSTGSQQEPGSGLSANLDLIMDIPIEVQIVLGSSRMQVSGLMSLEEGAIIALDKKIGEPVEIMVNGRRIARGEITVLENDDTRFGVKLIEVMATKTS, from the coding sequence ATGGCAACGAAGAAGACAACCCCGAAAGATGACGACGCGCTGGCGATGCCGGGCGCGAGCGACAGCGATTTCGACCAGGCCGTCGATGATCTTCGCGGCGTTCTGAAGGCCGATGCCGACGGTGGGCTGGGCGAGTTCGGCGCTGATCTCGGCGATTTCGGTGGCCTCAAGGACGATCCGCTCGCAGCGTTCGAGTCCGATTTCGGCGGCAGTGCAGCCGCAGCGCCGGCCGATGATTTCGGCCTGGGTGATTTCGGCGGCTCCAGCGATCTGGGCGGCAGCAGCGATTTCGGCGGATCGAGCGATGCCGCTGGCGACAACGCCTTCGGCGGTTCGACCGGCAGCCAGCAGGAGCCGGGCAGCGGTCTGAGCGCCAATCTCGATCTGATCATGGACATTCCGATCGAGGTCCAGATCGTGCTCGGATCGAGCCGAATGCAGGTTTCCGGGCTGATGAGTCTCGAAGAGGGCGCCATCATCGCTCTCGACAAGAAGATCGGCGAGCCTGTCGAGATCATGGTGAACGGCCGACGCATCGCGCGCGGCGAAATCACCGTTCTCGAGAACGACGATACGCGATTTGGTGTCAAACTGATTGAAGTGATGGCCACCAAGACATCCTGA